Proteins encoded in a region of the Drosophila gunungcola strain Sukarami chromosome 3L unlocalized genomic scaffold, Dgunungcola_SK_2 000005F, whole genome shotgun sequence genome:
- the LOC128259512 gene encoding uncharacterized protein LOC128259512, whose translation MTTMSLSVAGKVLAIMLLLIATGIQARRLGHRRLIIHVPVKVKTHHHTHTVYKVLHGSHGGGGGGGVKQTVYKVLGFSTHGGGIAKGGGGGGGGGGHGGIGGHGSYDLGGMGHGEITYEDMHGCESGKVIPAARDMIFNHYSRHGEEGGTAEDYTEELDDFVDLRDGWL comes from the exons ATGACTACA ATGTCATTATCGGTGGCTGGTAAAGTCCTTGCCATAATGCTCCTGCTGATAGCGACGGGAATTCAGGCGCGGCGCCTGGGCCACCGGCGCCTCATCATCCACGTGCCGGTCAAGGTGAAGACTCACCATCACACCCACACCGTTTACAAGGTGCTCCACGGATCGCATGGcggcggtggaggaggaggtgtGAAGCAAACGGTGTACAAAGTGCTTGGCTTCTCCACACACGGAGGTGGCATAGCCaagggaggaggaggaggtggaggcggAGGTGGCCATGGAGGAATCGGCGGCCACGGAAGCTACGATTTGGGCGGAATGGGCCATGGCGAAATCACGTACGAGGACATGCACGGATGCGAGAGCGGCAAGGTAATACCGGCGGCCAGGGACATGATTTTCAATCACTACTCGCGACACGGCGAGGAAGGTGGCACTGCCGAGGATTATACCGAGGAGTTAGACGACTTTGTAGACCTAAGGGATGGCTGGTTGTGA
- the LOC128259566 gene encoding uncharacterized protein LOC128259566 yields MRARALRDMNNSSYRIIKILTESFQYLHQHSLRLLVLLGVLLATQGRVVDQEKISELVASPADIKPLKVQQELANEIRETQPLLIGPVNTPEIPAKPISEAIKPEEVKETQPQVANSINALDIQESPSQLDNSNNSPVAPSQAINPVEVTKGNQESQSQLVNSISSEVAPSDAIKPVVVEPEVNHEIQSQLSNSISSHVASSDASKPVEVEPEVKKDELVQLSNTINSEGVQAGIEVKQSTSNEITKEHEIPKEHSAKQGRDNKIQFAYEQPSQTQNQNQLLSVQDLEKIFKYQEVQVINGSQPLGQYQNHFNKFQTYPKVEYVSVVNTSEANVTHHIHNHTHYYPNQKKPGFPFPFPFLPNPFEKYEPTYVNLNLTTNSTANVTQHTHIYEETKPFPFLPNPFTDFPKVVGLSLVLLPNPFFVNKSQGQPQVVNLPAGYQESGEYQYFGKFRAFSEEPQKQQQPQKPSFYLIPNPLANQIANEGQKGEANVLLPVNLAALPLLVPAPEVVQGKASSSGSISFQDLIKASNVHVSQPLKLQANNGMTQIQKEQAAIQQLILNHLSEQTKLFQKQSLGDGKRSQSASPVGVQEEEESSVLFAVEIPKPIYRFFKGIFGGFSN; encoded by the coding sequence TCTTTCCAATATCTCCACCAGCATTCTCTTCGTCTACTGGTCCTTCTTGGTGTTCTACTGGCCACTCAGGGAAGAGTTGTAGATCAGGAGAAGATTTCGGAGTTGGTCGCCTCTCCGGCAGATATTAAGCCCTTGAAAGTCCAGCAGGAACTTGCCAACGAAATACGGGAAACTCAACCTCTGCTGATTGGTCCTGTTAATACTCCTGAAATTCCCGCAAAACCGATTTCCGAAGCAATCAAACCCGAAGAAGTCAAGGAAACCCAACCTCAAGTGGCTAACTCCATCAATGCTCTAGACATTCAGGAAAGTCCATCTCAGCTAGACAACTCCAACAATTCTCCAGTTGCTCCTTCTCAGGCGATTAATCCAGTAGAGGTTACTAAGGGAAACCAAGAAAGTCAATCTCAGTTGGTTAACTCAATCAGTTCGGAAGTGGCACCTTCTGATGCTATCAAACCTGTAGTAGTTGAACCAGAAGTTAACCATGAAATCCAATCTCAGCTGTCGAACTCAATCAGCTCTCATGTGGCATCTTCTGATGCTAGCAAACCCGTAGAAGTTGAACCAGAAGTTAAAAAAGACGAGCTAGTTCAGCTAAGTAACACCATAAACTCAGAAGGAGTGCAAGCAGGCATAGAAGTAAAACAATCCACTTCCAATGAGATTACTAAGGAACATGAAATCCCCAAAGAACACTCGGCAAAACAAGGTCGCGACAACAAGATTCAGTTTGCGTATGAACAGCCCAGTCaaacccaaaaccaaaaccagcTCCTTAGTGTTCAAGACCTGGAAAAGATCTTCAAGTATCAGGAAGTGCAGGTGATCAACGGATCCCAGCCCTTGGGCCAGTACCAAAACCACTTTAATAAGTTCCAGACATACCCGAAGGTGGAATACGTTTCTGTGGTGAACACCTCGGAAGCCAATGTTACCCATCACATTCACAACCATACGCACTACTATCCTAACCAGAAGAAGCCCGGatttccctttccctttcccttccTGCCAAATCCCTTCGAGAAGTACGAGCCCACCTATGTGAACTTGAATCTTACCACGAACTCCACGGCTAATGTGACGCAGCACACCCACATCTACGAGGAGACCAAACCCTTCCCCTTCCTGCCCAATCCCTTCACGGACTTCCCCAAGGTTGTGGGTCTTAGTTTGGTACTCCTCCCGAATCCCTTCTTCGTAAACAAAAGCCAGGGCCAGCCTCAGGTGGTGAATCTTCCAGCTGGATACCAGGAGAGTGGCGAATACCAGTACTTTGGAAAGTTCCGTGCCTTTTCCGAGGAACcccagaagcagcagcagccacagaaGCCCAGTTTCTACCTGATTCCCAATCCACTGGCCAATCAGATCGCCAATGAGGGTCAAAAGGGTGAGGCCAATGTCCTGCTCCCAGTGAATCTGGCTGCTCTACCCCTTCTAGTTCCCGCTCCTGAAGTGGTCCAAGGCAAGGCATCGTCTTCGGGAAGCATCAGTTTCCAGGATCTAATCAAGGCCAGCAATGTCCATGTGAGCCAGCCGCTCAAGCTGCAGGCCAACAATGGCATGACCCAAATTCAAAAGGAGCAGGCTGCCATACAGCAGCTGATCCTCAATCATCTTAGCGAGCAGACGAAACTTTTCCAGAAGCAATCTCTTGGCGATGGCAAGCGTTCCCAGTCTGCTTCGCCAGTTGGAGTCCAGGAAGAAGAGGAGAGCTCTGTACTATTTGCCGTGGAGATCCCGAAGCCCATCTACCGCTTTTTCAAAGGCATCTTTGGTGGTTTCTCCAACTAA